In the genome of Calliopsis andreniformis isolate RMS-2024a chromosome 10, iyCalAndr_principal, whole genome shotgun sequence, one region contains:
- the LOC143184583 gene encoding A-type potassium channel modulatory protein DPP6 isoform X3: protein MANTPINLSEEDLTYAEGGHNWRSIIFSLLVIGFVIAGIVTAIYLLGYVDELLYWSGRRLTLDECLRDDLTPHRLQPTWITHDKFVYQADDGSLTLLDTSNNSVSLLVSNHTLRQLNVQGYQCSADLRYVLFKHNVKPVYRNTFTAYYTVYDVTNDHHTPLRLHASRRMQQTRLQHAAWLGNTSGLLMISENDIYVRMAPSAAEDARLTDTGVPGVIYNGVPDWLYQEEVMPRPEAAWPSPDGSHLLYAAFNDTKVTALEFPWFGTQPGQDGGSSSPLTAPRRGSFPPSKSIRYPTPGSSNPEIDLWVMELSNVTSSTNGNGTTNSTMLSRTRLKPPPALDGQEYYLISAGWVGDDSTQIAVVWMTRAQNLSLVSACRAPLWECEETHSERAPEGQWLDAQPHPVFAPDGDSFLLLAAVQEGDKEHFTHIKHVTLTQQRIAVLSHGRYEVSEILTWDTKAHLVYYLGTRERRPGQRHLYVVRDPTADDPRRLEPLCVTCDLGEVLWSSRFYYTNCTHFSASVSPAVNDETQGYYVLHCEGPGLPLAGVHMTTSHKMIRMLYDTRIQRGDKLSQLALPTRRSFEVPLPQGWKAQVQLLLPPSWREELRDAAFPVLVEVNGRPGSEAVTDRFKIDWGTYMSSHNDVVYIRLDVRGARGQGKRDLFRRIGGVEVQDQLTVLRHLLKTLKYLDVTRVGVWGWGYGGYVTAMVLGNQENVFKCGVAVNPIADWLYYNSAFTERVLGAPAENYKGYVEADLTQRAKLVPSHSLYLLHGLADLSAPYTHSVAFAKALSEAGIIFRYQSYADEDHALTGVLEHAYRSMEDFLAECLTLDAS from the exons ATGGCTAATACTCCGATCAATTTGTCAGAAG AGGATCTGACGTACGCGGAGGGCGGCCACAACTGGCGGAGCATAATCTTCTCGCTGCTGGTCATCGGCTTCGTTATCGCTGGGATCGTCACGGCCATTTACCTTCTCGG GTACGTCGACGAGCTGCTGTATTGGAGCGGCAGACGACTCACGTTAGACGAGTGCCTTCGGGACGATTTGACGCCGCACAGGTTGCAACCGACCTGGATTACCCACGACAAGTTTGTCTACCAAGCAGACGACGGTTCCCTCACTCTTCTGGACACCAGCAACAATTCCGTGTCCCTTCTAGTCTCTAATCACACACTC AGACAGCTAAACGTTCAAGGCTACCAGTGCAGCGCCGACCTACGCTACGTTTTGTTCAAGCACAATGTCAAACCG GTGTACAGAAATACCTTCACCGCTTATTACACAGTCTACGACGTCACGAACGA TCATCACACGCCCCTTCGACTGCACGCGTCGCGGAGGATGCAGCAAACGCGGCTGCAACACGCAGCCTGGTTGGGTAACACGTCTGGTCTCCTCATGATATCAGAAAACGACATCTACGTTCGGATGGCACCGTCAGCTGCCGAAGACGCGAGGCTGACTGACACTGGCGTCCCTGGAGTTATTTACAACGGGGTGCCAGACTGGTTGTACCAAGAGGAAGTGATGCCTCGGCCGGAAGCAGCCTGGCCTAGCCCAGATGGCTCGCATCTCCTGTACGCTGCCTTCAATGATACCAAGGTCACTGCCTTGGAGTTCCCTTGGTTCGGTACTCAGCCAGGGCAAGATGGTGGGAGTTCTAGTCCCCTGACTGCGCCAAGAAGAGGCTCATTTCCACCCTCCAAGTCTATTAGGTATCCTACCCCTGGGTCGTCCAACCCTGAGATTGACCTGTGGGTCATGGAGCTCAGTAATGTGACCAGTTCAACGAACGGCAATGGGACTACGAATTCTACGATGCTGTCCAGGACGAGGCTCAAGCCGCCGCCAGCTTTGGATGGACA AGAGTACTACTTAATATCAGCCGGTTGGGTAGGCGACGACTCCACGCAAATCGCCGTTGTCTGGATGACAAGAGCGCAGAATCTGTCCCTGGTGTCAGCCTGTCGTGCCCCTCTATGGGAATGCGAGGAGACTCACTCTGAAAGAGCGCCTGAAGGGCAATGGCTCGACGCGCAACCTCATCCCGTGTTTGCCCCTGATGGTGACAGTTTCTTGCTGTTGGCAGCGGTACAGGAAGGCGACAAGGAGCATTTCACTCACATCAAACACGTGACTTTAACGCAGCAGAGGATAGCCGTGCTTTCTCATGGTCGTTACGAG GTGAGCGAGATCTTAACCTGGGACACAAAGGCCCATTTAGTGTACTACTTGGGCACCAGGGAGAGGAGACCTGGCCAGAGACACCTTTACGTTGTCCGCGATCCCACTGCCGACGATCCTCGGCGTTTAGAGCCACTCTGTGTCACGTGCGACCTTGGCGAGGTCCTTTGGAGCAGTAG ATTTTATTACACCAATTGTACCCACTTCAGCGCATCCGTCAGTCCAGCCGTGAATGACGAGACTCAGGGTTACTACGTCCTCCACTGCGAAGGCCCGGGCCTTCCCCTGGCAGGCGTGCACATGACGACTTCTCACAAGATGATTCGCATGCTCTACGACACGAGAATCCAGAGAGGGGACAAGCTTTCTCAGCTAGCTTTGCCCACTAGAAGAAGCTTCGAG GTTCCACTACCTCAAGGCTGGAAAGCTCAGGTACAACTTCTATTGCCACCTTCGTGGCGAGAGGAGCTCAGAGACGCTGCTTTCCCTGTTTTGGTGGAGGTGAATGGTCGACCAGGAAGCGAGGCCGTCACAGATCGATTCAAGATCGATTGGGGGACATACATGTCAAGTCACAACGACGTGGTGTACATTAGGCTGGACGTGCGAGGTGCCAGGGGTCAGGGGAAGAGAGATCTGTTCAGGCGAATCGGTGGTGTCGAGGTTCAGGATCAGCTGACCGTTCTCAGGCACTTGCTGAAGACCCTGAAGTACCTTGACGTCACGAGAGTCGGAGTATGGGGTTGGGGGTACGGTGGTTACGTGACTGCCATGGTGCTGGGGAACCAGGAAAACGTGTTCAAGTGTGGCGTCGCTGTCAATCCTATTGCGGATTGGCTCTATTACA ATTCTGCGTTCACGGAACGGGTCCTTGGCGCCCCAGCCGAGAACTACAAGGGTTACGTGGAGGCAGACCTGACCCAGCGTGCAAAGCTGGTGCCAAGTCACAGCCTCTACCTTCTTCATGGTTTAGCTGACCTCTCTGCGCCTTACACGCACAGCGTCGCCTTCGCTAAGGCTCTGTCCGAAGCGGGAATCATCTTTAGGTATCAG AGTTACGCGGACGAAGATCACGCCTTAACAGGCGTGTTGGAGCACGCTTATCGTTCCATGGAGGACTTCCTCGCCGAGTGCCTCACCCTGGACGCATCCTAG
- the LOC143184583 gene encoding A-type potassium channel modulatory protein DPP6 isoform X2 produces the protein MNASVNIERNSWRLPPDETVQVADPRSKSAQDLTYAEGGHNWRSIIFSLLVIGFVIAGIVTAIYLLGYVDELLYWSGRRLTLDECLRDDLTPHRLQPTWITHDKFVYQADDGSLTLLDTSNNSVSLLVSNHTLRQLNVQGYQCSADLRYVLFKHNVKPVYRNTFTAYYTVYDVTNDHHTPLRLHASRRMQQTRLQHAAWLGNTSGLLMISENDIYVRMAPSAAEDARLTDTGVPGVIYNGVPDWLYQEEVMPRPEAAWPSPDGSHLLYAAFNDTKVTALEFPWFGTQPGQDGGSSSPLTAPRRGSFPPSKSIRYPTPGSSNPEIDLWVMELSNVTSSTNGNGTTNSTMLSRTRLKPPPALDGQEYYLISAGWVGDDSTQIAVVWMTRAQNLSLVSACRAPLWECEETHSERAPEGQWLDAQPHPVFAPDGDSFLLLAAVQEGDKEHFTHIKHVTLTQQRIAVLSHGRYEVSEILTWDTKAHLVYYLGTRERRPGQRHLYVVRDPTADDPRRLEPLCVTCDLGEVLWSSRFYYTNCTHFSASVSPAVNDETQGYYVLHCEGPGLPLAGVHMTTSHKMIRMLYDTRIQRGDKLSQLALPTRRSFEVPLPQGWKAQVQLLLPPSWREELRDAAFPVLVEVNGRPGSEAVTDRFKIDWGTYMSSHNDVVYIRLDVRGARGQGKRDLFRRIGGVEVQDQLTVLRHLLKTLKYLDVTRVGVWGWGYGGYVTAMVLGNQENVFKCGVAVNPIADWLYYNSAFTERVLGAPAENYKGYVEADLTQRAKLVPSHSLYLLHGLADLSAPYTHSVAFAKALSEAGIIFRYQSYADEDHALTGVLEHAYRSMEDFLAECLTLDAS, from the exons GATCTGACGTACGCGGAGGGCGGCCACAACTGGCGGAGCATAATCTTCTCGCTGCTGGTCATCGGCTTCGTTATCGCTGGGATCGTCACGGCCATTTACCTTCTCGG GTACGTCGACGAGCTGCTGTATTGGAGCGGCAGACGACTCACGTTAGACGAGTGCCTTCGGGACGATTTGACGCCGCACAGGTTGCAACCGACCTGGATTACCCACGACAAGTTTGTCTACCAAGCAGACGACGGTTCCCTCACTCTTCTGGACACCAGCAACAATTCCGTGTCCCTTCTAGTCTCTAATCACACACTC AGACAGCTAAACGTTCAAGGCTACCAGTGCAGCGCCGACCTACGCTACGTTTTGTTCAAGCACAATGTCAAACCG GTGTACAGAAATACCTTCACCGCTTATTACACAGTCTACGACGTCACGAACGA TCATCACACGCCCCTTCGACTGCACGCGTCGCGGAGGATGCAGCAAACGCGGCTGCAACACGCAGCCTGGTTGGGTAACACGTCTGGTCTCCTCATGATATCAGAAAACGACATCTACGTTCGGATGGCACCGTCAGCTGCCGAAGACGCGAGGCTGACTGACACTGGCGTCCCTGGAGTTATTTACAACGGGGTGCCAGACTGGTTGTACCAAGAGGAAGTGATGCCTCGGCCGGAAGCAGCCTGGCCTAGCCCAGATGGCTCGCATCTCCTGTACGCTGCCTTCAATGATACCAAGGTCACTGCCTTGGAGTTCCCTTGGTTCGGTACTCAGCCAGGGCAAGATGGTGGGAGTTCTAGTCCCCTGACTGCGCCAAGAAGAGGCTCATTTCCACCCTCCAAGTCTATTAGGTATCCTACCCCTGGGTCGTCCAACCCTGAGATTGACCTGTGGGTCATGGAGCTCAGTAATGTGACCAGTTCAACGAACGGCAATGGGACTACGAATTCTACGATGCTGTCCAGGACGAGGCTCAAGCCGCCGCCAGCTTTGGATGGACA AGAGTACTACTTAATATCAGCCGGTTGGGTAGGCGACGACTCCACGCAAATCGCCGTTGTCTGGATGACAAGAGCGCAGAATCTGTCCCTGGTGTCAGCCTGTCGTGCCCCTCTATGGGAATGCGAGGAGACTCACTCTGAAAGAGCGCCTGAAGGGCAATGGCTCGACGCGCAACCTCATCCCGTGTTTGCCCCTGATGGTGACAGTTTCTTGCTGTTGGCAGCGGTACAGGAAGGCGACAAGGAGCATTTCACTCACATCAAACACGTGACTTTAACGCAGCAGAGGATAGCCGTGCTTTCTCATGGTCGTTACGAG GTGAGCGAGATCTTAACCTGGGACACAAAGGCCCATTTAGTGTACTACTTGGGCACCAGGGAGAGGAGACCTGGCCAGAGACACCTTTACGTTGTCCGCGATCCCACTGCCGACGATCCTCGGCGTTTAGAGCCACTCTGTGTCACGTGCGACCTTGGCGAGGTCCTTTGGAGCAGTAG ATTTTATTACACCAATTGTACCCACTTCAGCGCATCCGTCAGTCCAGCCGTGAATGACGAGACTCAGGGTTACTACGTCCTCCACTGCGAAGGCCCGGGCCTTCCCCTGGCAGGCGTGCACATGACGACTTCTCACAAGATGATTCGCATGCTCTACGACACGAGAATCCAGAGAGGGGACAAGCTTTCTCAGCTAGCTTTGCCCACTAGAAGAAGCTTCGAG GTTCCACTACCTCAAGGCTGGAAAGCTCAGGTACAACTTCTATTGCCACCTTCGTGGCGAGAGGAGCTCAGAGACGCTGCTTTCCCTGTTTTGGTGGAGGTGAATGGTCGACCAGGAAGCGAGGCCGTCACAGATCGATTCAAGATCGATTGGGGGACATACATGTCAAGTCACAACGACGTGGTGTACATTAGGCTGGACGTGCGAGGTGCCAGGGGTCAGGGGAAGAGAGATCTGTTCAGGCGAATCGGTGGTGTCGAGGTTCAGGATCAGCTGACCGTTCTCAGGCACTTGCTGAAGACCCTGAAGTACCTTGACGTCACGAGAGTCGGAGTATGGGGTTGGGGGTACGGTGGTTACGTGACTGCCATGGTGCTGGGGAACCAGGAAAACGTGTTCAAGTGTGGCGTCGCTGTCAATCCTATTGCGGATTGGCTCTATTACA ATTCTGCGTTCACGGAACGGGTCCTTGGCGCCCCAGCCGAGAACTACAAGGGTTACGTGGAGGCAGACCTGACCCAGCGTGCAAAGCTGGTGCCAAGTCACAGCCTCTACCTTCTTCATGGTTTAGCTGACCTCTCTGCGCCTTACACGCACAGCGTCGCCTTCGCTAAGGCTCTGTCCGAAGCGGGAATCATCTTTAGGTATCAG AGTTACGCGGACGAAGATCACGCCTTAACAGGCGTGTTGGAGCACGCTTATCGTTCCATGGAGGACTTCCTCGCCGAGTGCCTCACCCTGGACGCATCCTAG
- the LOC143184583 gene encoding A-type potassium channel modulatory protein DPP6 isoform X1 — protein sequence MNASVNIERNSWRLPPDETVQVADPRSKSAQVKEDLTYAEGGHNWRSIIFSLLVIGFVIAGIVTAIYLLGYVDELLYWSGRRLTLDECLRDDLTPHRLQPTWITHDKFVYQADDGSLTLLDTSNNSVSLLVSNHTLRQLNVQGYQCSADLRYVLFKHNVKPVYRNTFTAYYTVYDVTNDHHTPLRLHASRRMQQTRLQHAAWLGNTSGLLMISENDIYVRMAPSAAEDARLTDTGVPGVIYNGVPDWLYQEEVMPRPEAAWPSPDGSHLLYAAFNDTKVTALEFPWFGTQPGQDGGSSSPLTAPRRGSFPPSKSIRYPTPGSSNPEIDLWVMELSNVTSSTNGNGTTNSTMLSRTRLKPPPALDGQEYYLISAGWVGDDSTQIAVVWMTRAQNLSLVSACRAPLWECEETHSERAPEGQWLDAQPHPVFAPDGDSFLLLAAVQEGDKEHFTHIKHVTLTQQRIAVLSHGRYEVSEILTWDTKAHLVYYLGTRERRPGQRHLYVVRDPTADDPRRLEPLCVTCDLGEVLWSSRFYYTNCTHFSASVSPAVNDETQGYYVLHCEGPGLPLAGVHMTTSHKMIRMLYDTRIQRGDKLSQLALPTRRSFEVPLPQGWKAQVQLLLPPSWREELRDAAFPVLVEVNGRPGSEAVTDRFKIDWGTYMSSHNDVVYIRLDVRGARGQGKRDLFRRIGGVEVQDQLTVLRHLLKTLKYLDVTRVGVWGWGYGGYVTAMVLGNQENVFKCGVAVNPIADWLYYNSAFTERVLGAPAENYKGYVEADLTQRAKLVPSHSLYLLHGLADLSAPYTHSVAFAKALSEAGIIFRYQSYADEDHALTGVLEHAYRSMEDFLAECLTLDAS from the exons GATCTGACGTACGCGGAGGGCGGCCACAACTGGCGGAGCATAATCTTCTCGCTGCTGGTCATCGGCTTCGTTATCGCTGGGATCGTCACGGCCATTTACCTTCTCGG GTACGTCGACGAGCTGCTGTATTGGAGCGGCAGACGACTCACGTTAGACGAGTGCCTTCGGGACGATTTGACGCCGCACAGGTTGCAACCGACCTGGATTACCCACGACAAGTTTGTCTACCAAGCAGACGACGGTTCCCTCACTCTTCTGGACACCAGCAACAATTCCGTGTCCCTTCTAGTCTCTAATCACACACTC AGACAGCTAAACGTTCAAGGCTACCAGTGCAGCGCCGACCTACGCTACGTTTTGTTCAAGCACAATGTCAAACCG GTGTACAGAAATACCTTCACCGCTTATTACACAGTCTACGACGTCACGAACGA TCATCACACGCCCCTTCGACTGCACGCGTCGCGGAGGATGCAGCAAACGCGGCTGCAACACGCAGCCTGGTTGGGTAACACGTCTGGTCTCCTCATGATATCAGAAAACGACATCTACGTTCGGATGGCACCGTCAGCTGCCGAAGACGCGAGGCTGACTGACACTGGCGTCCCTGGAGTTATTTACAACGGGGTGCCAGACTGGTTGTACCAAGAGGAAGTGATGCCTCGGCCGGAAGCAGCCTGGCCTAGCCCAGATGGCTCGCATCTCCTGTACGCTGCCTTCAATGATACCAAGGTCACTGCCTTGGAGTTCCCTTGGTTCGGTACTCAGCCAGGGCAAGATGGTGGGAGTTCTAGTCCCCTGACTGCGCCAAGAAGAGGCTCATTTCCACCCTCCAAGTCTATTAGGTATCCTACCCCTGGGTCGTCCAACCCTGAGATTGACCTGTGGGTCATGGAGCTCAGTAATGTGACCAGTTCAACGAACGGCAATGGGACTACGAATTCTACGATGCTGTCCAGGACGAGGCTCAAGCCGCCGCCAGCTTTGGATGGACA AGAGTACTACTTAATATCAGCCGGTTGGGTAGGCGACGACTCCACGCAAATCGCCGTTGTCTGGATGACAAGAGCGCAGAATCTGTCCCTGGTGTCAGCCTGTCGTGCCCCTCTATGGGAATGCGAGGAGACTCACTCTGAAAGAGCGCCTGAAGGGCAATGGCTCGACGCGCAACCTCATCCCGTGTTTGCCCCTGATGGTGACAGTTTCTTGCTGTTGGCAGCGGTACAGGAAGGCGACAAGGAGCATTTCACTCACATCAAACACGTGACTTTAACGCAGCAGAGGATAGCCGTGCTTTCTCATGGTCGTTACGAG GTGAGCGAGATCTTAACCTGGGACACAAAGGCCCATTTAGTGTACTACTTGGGCACCAGGGAGAGGAGACCTGGCCAGAGACACCTTTACGTTGTCCGCGATCCCACTGCCGACGATCCTCGGCGTTTAGAGCCACTCTGTGTCACGTGCGACCTTGGCGAGGTCCTTTGGAGCAGTAG ATTTTATTACACCAATTGTACCCACTTCAGCGCATCCGTCAGTCCAGCCGTGAATGACGAGACTCAGGGTTACTACGTCCTCCACTGCGAAGGCCCGGGCCTTCCCCTGGCAGGCGTGCACATGACGACTTCTCACAAGATGATTCGCATGCTCTACGACACGAGAATCCAGAGAGGGGACAAGCTTTCTCAGCTAGCTTTGCCCACTAGAAGAAGCTTCGAG GTTCCACTACCTCAAGGCTGGAAAGCTCAGGTACAACTTCTATTGCCACCTTCGTGGCGAGAGGAGCTCAGAGACGCTGCTTTCCCTGTTTTGGTGGAGGTGAATGGTCGACCAGGAAGCGAGGCCGTCACAGATCGATTCAAGATCGATTGGGGGACATACATGTCAAGTCACAACGACGTGGTGTACATTAGGCTGGACGTGCGAGGTGCCAGGGGTCAGGGGAAGAGAGATCTGTTCAGGCGAATCGGTGGTGTCGAGGTTCAGGATCAGCTGACCGTTCTCAGGCACTTGCTGAAGACCCTGAAGTACCTTGACGTCACGAGAGTCGGAGTATGGGGTTGGGGGTACGGTGGTTACGTGACTGCCATGGTGCTGGGGAACCAGGAAAACGTGTTCAAGTGTGGCGTCGCTGTCAATCCTATTGCGGATTGGCTCTATTACA ATTCTGCGTTCACGGAACGGGTCCTTGGCGCCCCAGCCGAGAACTACAAGGGTTACGTGGAGGCAGACCTGACCCAGCGTGCAAAGCTGGTGCCAAGTCACAGCCTCTACCTTCTTCATGGTTTAGCTGACCTCTCTGCGCCTTACACGCACAGCGTCGCCTTCGCTAAGGCTCTGTCCGAAGCGGGAATCATCTTTAGGTATCAG AGTTACGCGGACGAAGATCACGCCTTAACAGGCGTGTTGGAGCACGCTTATCGTTCCATGGAGGACTTCCTCGCCGAGTGCCTCACCCTGGACGCATCCTAG